A genome region from Dolichospermum compactum NIES-806 includes the following:
- a CDS encoding DUF1499 domain-containing protein, whose protein sequence is MSNLTTITQLQRIIFSIFLTLILSFIIPATASASSLGIESGNLSSCPSSPNCVVSQNADAKHAIEPITYHIERDKARETLLKVLTVVPRTTIVSQTDNYIHAISKSRIFKFVDDVEFYFPSDKSVIHIRSASRVGDSDFGVNRTRLEQIRLALRDLNI, encoded by the coding sequence ATGTCCAATTTAACAACAATCACTCAACTACAAAGGATTATCTTCTCGATATTCCTAACTTTAATTCTGAGTTTCATAATTCCTGCAACTGCTTCAGCTTCTAGCTTAGGAATTGAGTCAGGTAATCTTAGTTCTTGTCCAAGTTCTCCTAATTGTGTTGTCAGTCAAAATGCTGATGCTAAACACGCTATTGAACCGATTACCTATCATATAGAACGAGATAAAGCGAGAGAAACTTTACTCAAAGTTCTGACTGTTGTTCCCCGCACCACAATTGTATCACAAACAGATAATTATATTCATGCAATTTCTAAAAGTCGTATTTTCAAGTTTGTTGATGATGTGGAGTTTTATTTTCCTAGCGATAAGTCAGTTATTCATATCCGTTCTGCATCTCGTGTAGGAGATTCTGATTTTGGTGTCAACCGCACACGCTTAGAACAAATTCGGTTAGCTTTACGGGATTTGAATATTTAA
- a CDS encoding rhomboid family intramembrane serine protease, giving the protein MFPLYDENPTRITPYFTYGLIGMNILVFFHEISLSNLQLEQFFQLYAVIPQELTINWSGEWTTLFTSQFLHGGWWHLISNMVYLWVFGNNIEDRLGHFKYLLFYLTCGAIAALCQWFIGMYSTIPSLGASGAISGVLGAYLIWFPHARITTLVFLGFFITTINIPALVVIGIFFIQNLIAGFASLQAAAKMSVETGGVAYWAHLGGFVVGSIFALGNRE; this is encoded by the coding sequence GTGTTTCCCCTCTACGATGAAAACCCGACCCGAATTACGCCATATTTTACCTATGGTTTAATTGGCATGAATATTCTAGTTTTTTTCCATGAAATAAGTTTGTCGAATTTACAACTAGAACAATTTTTTCAATTGTATGCGGTAATACCGCAAGAATTAACAATCAACTGGAGTGGAGAGTGGACAACCTTGTTTACCTCACAGTTTTTGCATGGAGGTTGGTGGCACTTAATATCCAATATGGTCTATCTGTGGGTATTTGGTAACAATATTGAAGACCGCTTAGGGCATTTTAAATATCTATTGTTTTATTTAACCTGTGGTGCTATAGCTGCTTTATGTCAATGGTTTATTGGTATGTACTCCACTATTCCTTCCTTGGGTGCAAGTGGGGCAATTTCTGGAGTTTTAGGTGCATACTTAATCTGGTTTCCCCACGCAAGAATTACCACATTAGTCTTCCTCGGTTTTTTCATCACCACAATTAATATTCCTGCATTAGTAGTTATTGGTATTTTCTTTATACAAAATCTTATCGCTGGTTTTGCCAGTCTCCAAGCAGCAGCTAAAATGAGTGTAGAAACGGGAGGAGTCGCTTATTGGGCGCATCTTGGAGGTTTTGTTGTGGGAAGTATTTTCGCCCTGGGAAATAGAGAATAG
- the tftA gene encoding hormogonium tapered terminus morphoprotein TftA has protein sequence MGRIFISAAHGGTEAGKNDPGAIAGGTTEAKEMILLRDLVVIELRTRNLEVLAVPDDLSAAQTIAWINSRANAKDVALEIHANAANNPTVRGASAFYIAKNDQRKQNAEMLLMALLRRIPQLPNRGVKPDTDSGLGNLQFCRQTAIAAILLEVGFLSSPEDRALLQNRRRDFAIGIAEGLTTWSQANNPQQPTTENYPSINININGQNYSEQGLLINGNAYIPIDLVDRLRINISKTINLRRITYRQIVYIKAVELRESNISIGWDSTSRTVELRSILAVCPGQFEQLISNGNTSEGQLQAFLKINNESAITQFPDLPKLYREEASIEGINHDIAFCQMCLETGFLRFGTDIKPQQNNFAGLGGVGGGAEGASFPSARIGVRAHIQHLKAYASLEPLVQPEVDPRFRFVTRGIAPSVNQLSGRWSADLDYGIKIIAIIRRLYESANLL, from the coding sequence ATGGGACGGATTTTTATTTCTGCGGCACATGGTGGCACAGAAGCGGGTAAAAATGACCCCGGTGCGATCGCTGGTGGCACAACGGAAGCAAAGGAAATGATACTTTTGCGGGATTTGGTGGTGATAGAACTGCGGACTCGTAATTTAGAAGTTTTAGCTGTTCCTGACGATTTAAGTGCGGCTCAAACTATTGCCTGGATTAATTCTCGTGCTAATGCCAAAGATGTAGCCTTAGAAATTCACGCCAATGCGGCTAATAATCCAACTGTGCGCGGCGCAAGTGCATTTTATATTGCCAAAAATGATCAGCGCAAGCAAAATGCAGAAATGTTATTGATGGCACTTTTGCGTCGTATCCCCCAATTACCCAATCGCGGAGTAAAACCAGATACAGATAGTGGCTTGGGTAACTTGCAATTTTGTCGTCAAACAGCGATCGCCGCCATATTACTAGAAGTTGGTTTCCTTAGCAGTCCCGAAGATCGGGCTTTATTACAAAATCGTCGTCGTGATTTTGCCATCGGAATTGCCGAAGGACTAACTACTTGGAGTCAAGCAAATAATCCTCAACAACCAACAACCGAAAATTATCCCAGTATTAACATTAATATCAATGGACAAAATTACTCAGAACAAGGACTATTAATTAATGGTAATGCTTACATCCCCATTGATTTAGTAGATCGGTTACGGATTAATATCTCAAAAACAATTAATTTACGCCGAATTACCTATCGGCAAATAGTTTATATCAAAGCCGTAGAACTTCGAGAATCGAATATTTCTATTGGTTGGGATAGCACCTCACGCACAGTAGAACTACGCTCAATTTTAGCAGTTTGTCCCGGACAATTTGAACAACTTATCTCCAATGGCAATACATCAGAAGGACAATTACAAGCATTTCTAAAAATCAATAATGAAAGTGCCATTACCCAATTTCCTGATCTTCCCAAACTATATCGAGAAGAAGCAAGCATTGAAGGCATAAATCATGACATTGCTTTTTGTCAAATGTGTTTAGAAACTGGATTTTTACGTTTTGGGACTGACATTAAACCCCAACAAAATAACTTTGCCGGCTTGGGTGGAGTTGGAGGTGGTGCTGAAGGAGCATCATTTCCCAGCGCCAGAATTGGTGTTAGAGCGCATATTCAACATTTAAAAGCCTATGCTAGTTTAGAACCTTTAGTCCAGCCAGAAGTAGATCCTCGATTCCGTTTTGTTACCAGAGGTATTGCTCCCTCAGTTAATCAATTATCAGGGCGCTGGTCTGCGGATTTAGACTACGGCATCAAAATTATAGCTATTATCAGAAGACTCTATGAATCAGCAAATCTTTTGTAA
- a CDS encoding serine hydrolase, translating to MVFFNQDQQLENIGNQILEATWAKFSTLAPNQIGLTWVVYDHPAPVNTGGALTPNAFWEHPVRGFSYRGGERIYPASVVKLFYLVVVQEWLEKGMSHASGELDRALRDMIVDSSNDATSLIVDIVSGTTSGPQLSPGPFETWKYQRNIINRYYQSLGWEEMKAVNVCQKTWGDGPYGRERAFYGEMFENRNMLTTDATARLLHSIVGGVTVSSERSQSMMNLLKRSIKPEELTQDGDENQVTGFLGGGLPENSQIWSKAGWTSTIRHDAAYIELPDQRPYLLVVFTEGKEQAKSREILPFVSRRIAEAITNL from the coding sequence ATGGTTTTTTTTAATCAAGACCAACAACTAGAAAATATCGGTAATCAAATTTTAGAGGCAACTTGGGCGAAATTCTCCACTTTAGCGCCCAATCAAATTGGACTCACTTGGGTTGTATATGATCATCCTGCACCTGTGAATACGGGTGGTGCGCTGACTCCTAATGCTTTTTGGGAACATCCGGTGCGGGGTTTTAGCTATCGGGGGGGAGAACGGATTTATCCGGCCAGTGTGGTGAAGTTATTTTATCTGGTGGTGGTGCAAGAATGGCTAGAGAAAGGAATGAGTCATGCTTCGGGAGAGTTAGACCGAGCTTTGAGGGATATGATAGTTGATTCTAGCAATGATGCGACTAGTTTAATTGTGGATATTGTCAGTGGAACTACTTCAGGTCCACAATTATCTCCTGGTCCTTTTGAAACTTGGAAATATCAACGCAATATTATTAATCGTTATTACCAGTCTTTGGGCTGGGAGGAGATGAAGGCGGTTAATGTCTGTCAAAAGACTTGGGGTGATGGTCCCTATGGACGGGAAAGGGCTTTTTATGGGGAGATGTTTGAAAATCGGAATATGCTGACGACGGATGCAACGGCGAGATTGTTACATAGTATCGTGGGTGGGGTGACGGTTTCGAGTGAGCGATCGCAATCTATGATGAATTTACTCAAACGCAGTATTAAGCCAGAAGAGTTAACTCAAGATGGGGACGAGAACCAAGTTACAGGCTTTTTAGGCGGTGGATTACCTGAAAATAGTCAAATCTGGTCAAAAGCAGGTTGGACAAGCACAATCCGTCATGATGCGGCTTATATTGAATTACCGGATCAGCGTCCTTATCTGTTGGTGGTGTTTACGGAAGGGAAAGAACAAGCTAAGAGTCGGGAAATTTTGCCTTTTGTGTCTAGAAGAATTGCAGAAGCGATCACTAATTTATAG
- a CDS encoding P-loop NTPase fold protein, with the protein MTFDLTRFYQACNPNKTLDKSKAEDRQYYIDFSEVRGAEIIRELKRTITLLSPETPTCQLFTGHIGCGKSTELLRLKDELQKEGFHVVYFESSQSLDLGDIDITDILLAIAREVSQSLEAAQIKLKPGYFQNLFTEIAELLQTPLDIGVEAELSVGIAKITAKTKDSPKLRSQLRHYLEPRTNGILESINKELLVPAQERLKKQGKSGLAVIIDNLDRIDNALKPNGQYQPEYLFVERGEQLNQLKCHVVYTIPLVLIFSNALGRLTNRFGVDPKVLPMVAIKQRTGADYLAGITLLQEMIMKRAFPDVNWSEGQNLIIEIFDSPETLERLCKVSGGHLRNLLMLLFRCLQMEDTPISRKCLETVIKKRCNELNLAITPDEWELLKEVWTTKTYNGDEKYDILLRSMFVFEYRDEDGSWFDINPILIESKELM; encoded by the coding sequence ATGACATTTGATTTAACAAGATTTTATCAAGCTTGCAATCCAAATAAAACCCTTGATAAAAGCAAAGCTGAAGATAGACAATATTATATTGATTTTTCCGAGGTGCGGGGTGCGGAAATAATTAGAGAATTAAAAAGAACTATTACCCTGCTTTCTCCAGAAACACCAACTTGTCAATTATTTACAGGACATATTGGTTGTGGAAAATCCACCGAATTGTTGCGGTTAAAAGACGAGTTACAAAAAGAGGGATTTCATGTAGTTTATTTTGAATCTAGTCAAAGTTTAGATTTAGGAGATATTGATATTACAGATATTTTACTAGCAATAGCTAGAGAAGTTAGTCAAAGTTTAGAAGCGGCACAAATTAAACTCAAACCAGGATATTTTCAAAATCTATTTACAGAAATAGCTGAACTATTACAAACACCCTTGGATATTGGTGTAGAAGCAGAATTATCAGTAGGTATTGCCAAAATTACCGCCAAAACTAAAGATAGTCCGAAACTGCGGAGTCAACTACGACATTATTTAGAACCGCGAACTAATGGAATTTTAGAATCAATTAATAAAGAATTACTTGTACCTGCACAAGAAAGATTGAAAAAACAAGGTAAATCAGGTTTAGCAGTAATTATTGATAACCTAGATAGGATAGATAATGCACTTAAACCCAATGGTCAATATCAACCAGAATATCTATTTGTAGAACGGGGTGAACAATTAAATCAATTAAAATGTCATGTTGTTTATACAATTCCCCTAGTTCTTATATTTTCTAACGCATTAGGAAGATTAACAAATCGCTTTGGAGTAGATCCTAAAGTGTTACCAATGGTAGCGATTAAACAAAGAACAGGTGCGGATTATCTAGCAGGAATTACACTACTGCAAGAAATGATCATGAAAAGAGCTTTTCCTGATGTAAATTGGTCAGAAGGTCAAAATTTAATTATAGAAATATTTGATAGTCCCGAAACATTGGAAAGACTTTGTAAAGTTAGTGGTGGTCATTTGCGTAACTTGTTAATGTTATTATTTCGTTGTTTGCAAATGGAAGATACCCCAATTTCTCGAAAATGTTTAGAAACAGTCATTAAAAAACGTTGTAATGAGTTAAATTTAGCAATTACACCTGACGAATGGGAATTACTCAAAGAAGTATGGACAACAAAAACCTATAATGGTGATGAAAAATATGATATCTTACTCCGGAGTATGTTTGTATTTGAATATCGAGATGAAGATGGTTCTTGGTTTGATATTAATCCAATTTTGATAGAATCAAAGGAATTAATGTAA